The following nucleotide sequence is from Apium graveolens cultivar Ventura chromosome 4, ASM990537v1, whole genome shotgun sequence.
TGTCATGATCAACTAAAACACAACATTCTTGGAAATTTTGAGATAATTTTTTAGGCTAAGGGGCATTTCTGTGGTTATAAAAACAGAACCATAGAACTCATGACTAAAACCATAAACTCATGAAAATGCACCACGTGGCATCGCAAGTTATGTTGACGCAGCCACGTACAGGACTCCTCTACATCATTCAGACACCTGTCGGTTGAAGTCAAATGATAGATACTGCTGTAATTGTCACTTTCTACAGTCTAACAGAGAAGCCCTTGAATACGCACATATTTAGCAAGTCATAAACTTGTCACAGGAAGAAACATTTGAGGTGGCAATGGATGAGAAGGCAAGTGATAAAAACCGAGTCAACAAATCAACATACCCGAAAGACCAGCCATGGAAAGAACTGGAAGAGAAAGTGGGCAAGGGGAGAGTCTGTGAAGAGAAAAAGAGACTTGGAAAGAATATTGCAGGGGGTGATGAAGACACGATTATCGAGAAACAAAACCAAGGAACAAAAGGCCTTCCTCACCAACAAGTTCCTCAGCCTGATGACTTCTCCACACAAGGCCTTGAGAACCTCTGAATCCTATTTTACAGTTTCTGTGATGCAAAACCTCATGTACTCTTTGCTCTTGAGAACGTTTTCTATGTTCTGTAAACAAATAGTAGATTTTCTCAAGAATAATACCAAGTCTTCAAGTGTTTAATTTCATTAGAGAAGACTCACATTGATTTCTTGTACAACTAATAAATTAGCATGTACTTAGACAGCCAAAGCATCTCTCTGCAATTCATTTAATCTTGCATATAAGCCATTCTGGCGGAGAAGCTCTGAGTGGTCTCCCATCTGCACACAGTAACAGGCGTTTTAGGGGCCGTTTAATGCACCGTGGTAATGAGAATGGAGGGTATGAAAATGGGTGTTAATCGGAATGTGAATGAAATGGAATGGAAACCCAAGACTTATAATTTATCCATTAAGAGAGAATGAGGAAATTCTGCCACTAAATTAATAATCCAAACACTATCGCTGGGTTTAAGGTTCCGATTTCAATTAATTGGGCACATTAATCATCAACTAAACAACCCCTTAGTAATTTACTATCATCTGCAATTGTGCTTGTTAATTTTAGACACTGAGGTTCTATTTTTCCACCAGGTTGTACCATGTTCAGAGATCATATTTAAATTAAGAGGGAATGGGGAACTTCCCGCCACTAAATTAATAATCTAAACACTATCACTGGGTTTAAGGTTCCGATTCCAATTAATCGGGCACATTAATCATTAACCAAACACCCCCTTAGTAATTTACTATCATCTGCAATTGTGCTTGTTAATTTTAGACAGTGAGATTCTATTTTTCCACCTGTTGGTAGGTTGTACCATGTTCAGAGATCATATTTGAATTAAGAGGGAATGGGGAACTCCCCGCCACTAAATTAATAATCAAAACACTATCACTGGGTTTAAGGTTTCGATTTCAATTAATCGGGCACATTAATCATCAACCAAACACCCCCTTAGTAATTTACTATCATCTGCAATTGTGCTTGTTAATTTTAGACAGTGAGGTTCTATTTTTCCACCAGTTGGTAGGTTGTACCATGTTCAGAGATCATATTTGAAGCATTGTTAATATCGTAACAGTAGCTTACCTCAATAACTCGACCACCATCCATAACAGCAATTCTGCCGGCAGCTCTTATCGTGGACAACCTGTAACAGGGCAATTTACATAGTCAGCTTAATATTTAACTACTAGAACTAGTATTAATAGCCAAACTGACCGATGTGCTATGACAATCGTTGTTCTCCTTGATTTTGTTTCATTTCTTAGTCCCTGGAGAATGTCCTGCGGAGAACAAAGATAAAGAGTTCATCAGTAGTAGCCTGCGTCATTTCTCACCTCCCCCGCCCCAACCCCTCAATGAATCATGGACACATTAAAGTGACAATTCATTTAGTACTTCTTGCTAAACTAGTTACCTTGATATGATATTCACTTTCTGCATCTAGAGCACTGGTAGCTTCATCAAGTATTAAAATAGCAGGGTCTCTAAGAATGGCCCTTGCAATGGCAATCCTCTGTTTCTGACCCCCGCTGAGAAGCTCATCATCGACAATGGTTTCGTAACCATCTGGAAGGGCTGTGATAAATTCATGAGCAAAGGCCTCCTTTGCTGCCCTTTCTACATCTTCATGCTTAATATCTTTGGAACATCCATACATTATGTTTCCCTTTATATCCATATGGAAAAGATGAGGTTCCTGCTCACAAGAGAATCTTTAAAATAACTCTTTTTACCGAGCCCGAAGCATGGTTGCAGATTATTTTTCAAACCTGTCCAACATAACCAATATTTCCCCTTAGCCACCTGACATCCAACCCCTCAAGAGGAATGCTATCGATCAAAATCTGCAGGCAGATTTAAGTTTTTTTATAAGCTTCAGACAGAAAGTTTAATTGCTGACAATCTGGTGCAAAatttgggggggggggggggggggttctACAACTACTGGTGTTAGATGTGCTCAAAGCTTTACTAGAATACGTTGGTGCATATTAGTAGTCCAAAGATTATAATTCCAGTGAAAATCCAAATTCAATCTCAGAGAAAGTAGCCCATATGTCCTCAGATATGGTATGGCTACTACCACTCAGAAACATTTGAATCTGATCACACTGTAAATTTTTGAACACATTCTTCTGAGTATAATCACCGCAATTATAAAAATCTCCTAGTTCAGTGACCAGTCAAATTTCAGATGCATAATTGAAATCGAAGAAAAACTAATATTATGCAGACCTATTGTTAAAGTCTGAAAGCTTCCCCGTACATACACATGCTTGTCGGACTTGCATATCTTTGATTTGCTACGACAAATGGAGTTAAAACTATGACATCATCTCTCTAAAAGTTTTTTACAAAACATAGGAACGTACAGGGATAAAGGATAACATAAAGTAAATACCCGGTAGCTATTTTTTACATTGTTTCCGTTTCACCTTTTTCTGTCAGTTAATCTAGTCATCAAAGACATACATAATAACGTATACCACTTATTAAGACACTCCATTTAAAATAACTTACATACGCCATCGGATGGTAACAATGAGATGTGGGCTTCATATTCAAGCACTCTCTAGGGATAAAACTACTTATTGGTCGATGGGCTCCATATACTTGAGACCAGCTAACATATTTTTATGTCTTAGCTTGCTCTATACAGAGGACGATACTTGCATTCACTAGCTTTAGACATATACCTTGCTTTTAGAATAAAGTATACATTTTTTATAATTGGTGAGATTCTTGATCTTTCATTGTGATAAGTTGAGCAACAGCTTAGTTGTAGCGTACCTGACCTCCGGATGGCTCGTAGAGACGAAGCAAGAGGTTGACTAATGTGCTTTTCCCACTACCACTTAGACCCACCTAGATAGACAATTTGAGAATGCAGCTTTTTACTCGAGCTTTTTTAAGCAGCAATAATGGTGATAGATCACAAATTTATAAGATATTCCTTACAATTGCAAGTACTTCATTAGAATGTACAGATATGTTTACATGCTCTAGAACAGGGTGTACCTGCTCAAAAGACAAAGATGAATGATAGTTTGCAACATCGACtatattttcagaattgattATAATCAATAATTACTGGAAAAAGTTATATTTTACTAAAGTAGTTTCATTAGCTAAAGTTGCTGAAAAGAAAAGGTCAAAAAACAGTACGGAGATCAATGTAAGTATATAACCCTATGAATGTATTATAATTAGCTTCCGAGGATAGATCTCAGAAACAAATAGGTGATACAGTTCCCTTTAAAGATGCCACAAGTCATGACAAAATGTACAATTTTTTTTTGGGAAGACGACATATACAGAGAAGCCTAAAATGTATTTTACTGGAATAACCAGGTGATACAGTGCCCTTTAAAGATGCCACAAGTCATGACAAAATGTACAATTTTTTTTGTGGGAAGACGACATATACAGAGAAGCCTAAAATGTATTTTACTGGAATAACCTAATTAGTCTCTATAATAATATCCAAATATTCAAGATAAAGAAAGTACTAGTACCCTAGAAGGATAGTAGAAGGACACATTCACAAACTCGACATGTCCCATCAGCTTCTTTAATTTTAATCCTGTAACGTGTAAATGAAGTGACGTGAATACAATATTTAAATTACTTAAACAGGCTTTTATATATATTAGTACTTGAATGACAAGAATAAGGCAGCCACCATCCTTTTTCATTTTACTGTAATATTTCTCCACCACCAATAAATTTATCACCTTTCGCTTGGAACTGGTTGCCAGGCAAGAGATCCATAAGCTCAAGTACTTTTTCACATGCCCCGGTAGACTTCAACAATGAAGATATATTGTTTTGTACCCTCCAAGCTGCATATATCAACCACTCGCAGTACAAGACATATTTAGTGAGTTGCTCAGGAGTAGCATGACCAGTCCTAATGGACATTCCTCCTAATAGGATAGCAAAAACCTAAATAGAGTAAAAGTTAAATTACTATTATATAGGTTCTTATTACGAGGCTTATAATAGTTTTGAGAATCACTATAAATTAGACCTGTGTAAAGCGATAAAGAGAGTTGAAACTCAAATTCCAAAACCCGTCAGCAGCACTTTCCCGCAAGCTTATAGAAGCTAGTCTGTCCAGCCATAGCTTGTATCTGCAAATTTACATGCTATTTTGTAAGTAGAACTTATGTTATATACAAGAATTCTGTACACTGGATCAGTTAAAACAGAAGTTACTAGATATTAAACTGGAGATATCAAGAAAATATTATTGCCTTCCAGTCTCGTGTCTTTCCATTCCAAATGTATGAACTGTTCTTATCAAAGAGATTGTTTCATGTGAAACCTaatgatgaaaaataaaaaaaatatatattaaaaaaagtAAAGAAATTAACTTCAATAATGAAGATATGTCTTGTCTCTGCTTTTACATCATTCGAGCGGGCAGTGAAATCTTGAGTAATCTTTGCTGCTTCCTTTCTGTACCTAAAAAATAAAAGTTTTACTCTTAATCTTGTGCTCAAATGAACTACGAACTTATACTTTATTAATACTAAAAAAAATTCAGCAGCAGACTTAGAAAATCAGGACAGGGCAAAACAAGAAAATTTTGTGTTTGTTCTTTGCGGTGCTGTCGGTTCCATAGGCCATCACATTTCTGCTATTTTTAAATTCTTTTGATTGATACAATATGAAGTTTGGTTAAAAACTATCTACAAAGCTCAGAAGCCTCTCTCACTTACAAAAATACAGATAATATCATGAAGGAAATAAACCCATACGTTTAGTGCATAATAATAAACCATGGAGCTTCTAATTTATTGTGATGGTATAGTTTTCAGAGAGGATTTTCAGAAGGGTTAAAACATCGGTTACAAATCAATTTGAGTTCTCAATTCGATTCCACAAATGTAGTGGATTCAGTGTATGACCGACTGTAATTTGCCCTCACAGTTAAGTTTTACACTTATCTTCAATGGAAGAGAGTTCAAATAACAATTGCAGAAACTTGTAATTCACTAATTGCCAAATCGAATCAGATGCAAGTACCCAACACAGGCATGTGAGACACGTGAAATGAAGCAACGGCTAACcaaaatattttatatgcttattCACGGAATATGTAAACTTCTGCCCAAGGTTATCACGGCGCCAAGTCGACCCTCGAAGCCTGAGTACCTTCGTGAAGACTAGTCGACAAGTCGTCCGACTAGTCGTAAAAAGTCGACAAAGTGTTCATTATACGTATAATTACTagatttaatatataatatatttgaacacgttaattttataatttagaTCAAAAGTAATAGAATAATTAGTTCAAAATAAGCATGGTACATCACAATTATGGTTATGAAGCCCCCAAGTCGGGCTACGAGACTCTTAGGTGACCTTCACGTCAACTAGTCGACGACAAGTCGGGCTTGGAGACTTTTGGCGCCTGAGTACCTTCGTGTCGACTAGTCGCTGACTAGTCGTCGACTAGTCGTCTTCGTGATAACAATAGTTCTGCCCTATATATTACCACTTGTAAAGCTAGTAGGTTTTTCAAGGCAACAAAAAAATATGCAGTATGCTTACTGTCCATAAATCAAAAAGATTGTAGATAAAAGAGAACATATCATCAAGGCCGATAATGCGAGAGGCCAGGATAGTATCAATAAATTGATCAATGCACCCATCCCCTGCATGTGAGAATTCAGTTATATATTGTATCAAGAACACGAtgaaatcaatataaaattaataaatttaataagAGTATTGACCTGGATAGAATAGCGTAAAATCATATGCACGTCATTTCCAATTACATGAGACAACCGTTGACAATCTGGCCCAAGCCTGCTTGTCAAACTACCAACTGTTTCTTTGTCGAAGAATAGTATATCCTACAACTTAAAGGATTCATCCAACAAAAACTTGTATAGAAAAAGCATCATTAAGATATAAATGTCCATAAAATTTACACAGGCCCGTATATAGAGATGAACCAACCTGAAATACAAGAGTTGAGAATAAAGCTTCCCTTAGATGCCTGAGCTGTTACGAGACATGAAATCACTTTATGAAATGAGAGCATAAAAGTGCAAGATGACATGCTAAACTACTGAACTTACAGACACAGGTTTTTTAGCTTGGTAAAATTAGATAGGAGAAGATAGTTGACTAACCATAATGCAGCGCAGACAAATTACTTTTTCTTTTCATACCCCGGCTTATCAGAGCTAACTTTATGTATACTTTTTCTTTTCATTTGTTATAATGCATTTTTTGACCATCAGATACTAAACATACATGATCAAAACATCAACTGAATGCAACTCTAGTAACTAATGTACATTATTTCATATCTATTTCTGAGGACAACAGATTTCTAAACAATTTATATTGTGAACAAATATATTCCAACAGTTTTAGCCATTAATATAATATAGTTTTAAATCTGCCGAAGTCAAGTACTAGGACTCTAAAACATCTGAAACTGGAGAGGACTTACCAAGTTCATGTTCACAGTTGCAAAGCAGCCACTTCGCAAGCCACTGAAAGTAACAAATAGATTATCAGACACTTAATCAAATATCTTAGGTAGCTTTGAGCTCAACCATTTTCCAAAAATAAGCTTAGGCAGCAGAGACAGGTCTGTACATGCCTAACATGAACTGAATCATCAAACGCTTACCAAACTTGGCAGATTACAACAGCTATTCCGTTTCTAAGATTATGTCCAGATTTACACAACTTTGAGTTGTATATTTCAACAAGCTTGTCaatgtgcatgactatgtgtaTATAAGACATATGGCTGATGCTATACACTTTCATCAGCTTATAAAGTATTAAGTTCTATGAAACCTGAACTTCAAAGTACTAGGTTCTATATTGATGGTAAAATGTGTTGTAAGGATCAATGTGAGGTGGTATCTTCTTGTAAGATCCAAGCAGTGTAAACaacttaaaaattattttgaagtaTACAAAATGATTAGAGTATATAGCGTTATACCCAAATGATTGAACTGTACTTTTTAACTCCCGGGGTATGAGGTTTCGCACCCTTTAACCCTATTTACCGTAACAGTGAAAATATCGGTATAAATCGGAGGGGCAAAAAAAAAACATTTTACCTGCGACTTTTACCGTTATAGGTTAAAAGGTACATTTCTCATATCTTGAGGGTGAAAAGGTACACCATAATATATTTTAAGGGCCAATAGATATGTACGAAttattttatgaaatttataGTTTTTTGTATAAGCTAGTTTGGAGCTTGGAACAATAACAAAAAAAAAGAATTCGCAATACAAATATAGCTTCATAAGCTAATATAAGCATCAACAAGATTATTTACCAAAATGGTTTGATACTCAAGCTTGAAAATTGTACCAAACATGAAACATGCAAATACATGAATTGATGCATATATGTTATAGAAATTGTCCATCCTTGTTAATTATCTTCTAGATCCCATCCTAAATAATGAAATCAGTAAGTTAAATTGTAACCTATGTTAAATTACTCGTGCCCTATGTACTGTTGAAAACAAACACACAACACATGTCATATCCACGATTTTGGAGCTCACGATACTCCTGATATGTAGGGATGGCAATTTAATCCAATCTGACggatacccgatccgaaacccgagATTTTGGATATACCAAACCCGAagttttggatttggatttggatttcaaTGATACCGAACCAATACCCGATTCGAAATCCGAAACTCAATCCAAACCCGATCCAAACCCGAAACCCGATAAAAACCCGATACATAAAATAGTTCATAATGTATTATTTACAATATTTTAGATGTAAGACATGTAAATtatatatctttattttattatattagtAGTAATTGATTAATGTCAAGATTGTTAAGACTTATTTACTGAATTATAACTCCTTTTTTAATCTCAACTTTTATTATTTTAGATATactttttatatatataaaaaaaatcattcGCGATGTAATACTAAATATTATGCTATTAATGTATCTTAGATTTTACTCAACATGTCAACTTGTGCCGTATAATGCTTTTGAATActtaataatatatttattttaatattagttATTTTATAAATGTAGATAATGGTTTTTCTATGCATCAATGATATTAAATTTGAATGCATTATTCGTAATTTTGGATACCCGGAAAATACCCGATCTGATCCGAAACCCGacggatttggatttggataacCCAAAAATGTTTGGACTTGGATTTAACGATACTCGATCCGAACCCGACCCGTTGCCATCCCTACTGATATGAAGCACGTAGCACGCGCAACTAAAGTACATTATAGTTGCATAGTTTCTTCCCTCAGTATAAACAGCACACATATTACATATAATCATCATTCATCGAATTTATACTAATTATCCTAAGAGTGTTTAGTTTTTCAACTCCCTACTGCAAAAAAAATCAAGATACATATTACATACTAAACGAATTATATATGCATCATACTTACAACTCTTTCCTCGGTGAACTATATGTCTATATTGGAAACCTGTCTATAGGTAATGTATGAACAGAATAGTGTGCTGATACCGGCAATACAAATGTCAGATATTAGTTTAATTTCAAACGTGTGAATAACCTTTACAAAGTATTCTTTCCAGGTTCATCATTTCTTTAATTTATAGGTTACGGCTTACTTCAGGATCTACTTTTACCATTTAACAGATTAATAAGACACCTACCACCTTGCCTGGAATTGCTATCTACTTCCACTTATTCTTTAGGAACTCATATAAATTGATTCCTAATTTCGTATGAGAAATTTTTGCTTCTAAGTCTGATTGACACTTATACAAAAGAACtataaatttcataaaataaTTTGTACATCTCCATTAGCCCTTAAAGTATATTATGGTGTCCTTTTTCACCCTGAAGGTACGAAACATGTACCTTTTCATCCATAACGGTACGTACAACTCGGAGAGTAAAATGTCTTTTTTGCCCCTTCTATTTATACCGTTATTTTTACTGTAATAGTAAAAAGGGTTAAAGGGTACGAGACCTCGTACCCGGAGGTTAAGAGGTACGACTTCAATCATTTGGTATTGATGGGTATAACGCTATATACTTCAAGGGCCAAAAGATCATTAACCTTCAGATAATTATGTAAACTCTGGAAGTAAAGGTTTGACCCTTAAACTTGTTGATACATAATATAAGCCCGATTTCTTAATGGATATCGGGCCATAAATAAGGATTAGAATATACCCAGTGGATCACTAATCTTTACACACAAGAAGCCCAATACTACTGGGAATATAATAAACTAGGAAAATTAACATATATAAGTGAATTCTTCCTAAAGATTAGGAGTATGGGCCTAAACAGAATCCGATAACAAAAAGAACTACGTGGGATTGATTACTTATAAAAGGATACGTAGTCACCTTGAGAAGGGGACCGATTCTATAATATCTAAGAATTACTTTCGCGTAGAACTAAGGTTCGATTCCCAGCCACCAACATTCTCACAATTTATTGTGGACACTAAAGGCAAATAATGCCCCCAAAGATGGGCGTCGgtgttccactcttcgacccataatgggctttcgagtgagggggagtgttaaatatatgatcctattggtGCCTTCCTATAATActttaaggttttagatgagctggttactcaacatggtatcagagcttaggttggCGGGAGAACTAAGGTACGATTCCCAACCACCCCCAACCTTCTCACAATTTATTGTGGACACTAAAGGCAAATAATGCCCCAAAGATGGGCGCCGgtgttccactcttcgacccataaatgggctttcgagtgaggggagagtgttaaatatatgatcatATTGGTGTTTTCCtttaacaccttaaggttttagatgagttGGTTACTCAACATGGTAACCCTTATTTTTTCCTAAAATCACCATCAATATAAAATCCCTAATTTTATAGCTCTATACGAAAATCAGAGTATAAATTTAATCTTGAAGCTTAGTCCGTGACAAAAATTGGCTTCAACATTTGACGCCGTTTGTGAGAACCGTATAGAGAAAATCTGGGAATCGCAAAGAGAAAAAATCATGATTCTTTTTAGGCCTGATGTTATTCGGTATAAAGATGGCTTGATACGGGAGAATTCACTGACGAATTTCATGCCATGTTAATGATCTGAACATATTATAAATGGCCAAGAAAAGGTGAATCAAACATGATGATGATGTGGGGCTTGCAAAAATCAAAATAAAGAAACAAAAGGAAGTATATCATGGAGGAAAAAGCAAGGACAAGTGGACAACAAAAATAGAAACACCAAAGTTTcttgaccataaaagcctcaatAGTCATTAGAGGAAAACAATTGATCCTAGAAGAAGTCTGATCTTTCAGTAATTAGAAAGATATACGTCATTATGTACTGCTACTCATCGCATATATGGACACTCTGCACACCTTGTCAAATCACATCAAAGAGAAaaagttaaattctgattcttCGTTCCACAATAAAATTGCAGCAATTTGAACCACGAACGAATGCTGCTGATTTAAACATCAACCACTCTGGTTTCCTTTATAATTAAACGACATGGTTTCGTCTTAAAGGCTGGTACATTGGAGCCAATATTTATTTACCATATATCTACAACAATCAATAGCATGCCCTTCATATCTTCTGGCTTCACA
It contains:
- the LOC141718049 gene encoding ABC transporter B family member 26, chloroplastic-like isoform X3, which codes for MNLLRHLREALFSTLVFQDILFFDKETVGSLTSRLGPDCQRLSHVIGNDVHMILRYSIQGMGALINLLILSWPLALSALMICSLLSTIFLIYGQYRKEAAKITQDFTARSNDVSHETISLIRTVHTFGMERHETGRYKLWLDRLASISLRESAADGFWNLSFNSLYRFTQVFAILLGGMSIRTGHATPEQLTKYVLYCEWLIYAAWRVQNNISSLLKSTGACEKVLELMDLLPGNQFQAKGLKLKKLMGHVEFVNVSFYYPSRVHPVLEHVNISVHSNEVLAIVGLSGSGKSTLVNLLLRLYEPSGGQILIDSIPLEGLDVRWLRGNIGYVGQEPHLFHMDIKGNIMYGCSKDIKHEDVERAAKEAFAHEFITALPDGYETIVDDELLSGGQKQRIAIARAILRDPAILILDEATSALDAESEYHIKDILQGLRNETKSRRTTIVIAHRLSTIRAAGRIAVMDGGRVIEMGDHSELLRQNGLYARLNELQRDALAV
- the LOC141718049 gene encoding ABC transporter B family member 26, chloroplastic-like isoform X1; the protein is MATSLLTFKPNTHPIYPHLHIQSPNFKFHSPLAILNTKLINYSCASNLVALAPVSNSSTPTNGDNHENDVDFGIVLNKCLKFVHSALPGGTWWNFNQFQQVDSIASTAKQITVWDFLRRMWGLVVVDDKWLLFIAFGSLIIAALLEISIPNLLATSIFSAESGGTSVFFKNAYLLALLCITSGIFSGLRSGCFATVNMNLLRHLREALFSTLVFQDILFFDKETVGSLTSRLGPDCQRLSHVIGNDVHMILRYSIQGMGALINLLILSWPLALSALMICSLLSTIFLIYGQYRKEAAKITQDFTARSNDVSHETISLIRTVHTFGMERHETGRYKLWLDRLASISLRESAADGFWNLSFNSLYRFTQVFAILLGGMSIRTGHATPEQLTKYVLYCEWLIYAAWRVQNNISSLLKSTGACEKVLELMDLLPGNQFQAKGLKLKKLMGHVEFVNVSFYYPSRVHPVLEHVNISVHSNEVLAIVGLSGSGKSTLVNLLLRLYEPSGGQILIDSIPLEGLDVRWLRGNIGYVGQEPHLFHMDIKGNIMYGCSKDIKHEDVERAAKEAFAHEFITALPDGYETIVDDELLSGGQKQRIAIARAILRDPAILILDEATSALDAESEYHIKDILQGLRNETKSRRTTIVIAHRLSTIRAAGRIAVMDGGRVIEMGDHSELLRQNGLYARLNELQRDALAV
- the LOC141718049 gene encoding ABC transporter B family member 26, chloroplastic-like isoform X2 — encoded protein: MATSLLTFKPNTHPIYPHLHIQSPNFKFHSPLAILNTKLINYSCASNLVALAPVSNSSTPTNGDNHENDVDFGIVLNKCLKFVHSALPGGTWWNFNQFQQVDSIASTAKQITVWDFLRRMWGLVVVDDKWLLFIAFGSLIIAALLEISIPNLLATSIFSAESGGTSVFFKNAYLLALLCITSGIFSGLRSGCFATVNMNLLRHLREALFSTLVFQDILFFDKETVGSLTSRLGPDCQRLSHVIGNDVHMILRYSIQGMGALINLLILSWPLALSALMICSLLSTIFLIYGQYRKEAAKITQDFTARSNDVSHETISLIRTVHTFGMERHETGRYKLWLDRLASISLRESAADGFWNLSFNSLYRFTQVFAILLGGMSIRTGHATPEQLTKYVLYCEWLIYAAWRVQNNISSLLKSTGACEKVLELMDLLPGNQFQAKGLKLKKLMGHVEFVNVSFYYPSRVGLSGSGKSTLVNLLLRLYEPSGGQILIDSIPLEGLDVRWLRGNIGYVGQEPHLFHMDIKGNIMYGCSKDIKHEDVERAAKEAFAHEFITALPDGYETIVDDELLSGGQKQRIAIARAILRDPAILILDEATSALDAESEYHIKDILQGLRNETKSRRTTIVIAHRLSTIRAAGRIAVMDGGRVIEMGDHSELLRQNGLYARLNELQRDALAV